The Mytilus trossulus isolate FHL-02 chromosome 3, PNRI_Mtr1.1.1.hap1, whole genome shotgun sequence genome contains a region encoding:
- the LOC134709285 gene encoding uncharacterized protein LOC134709285, producing the protein MGASFAKLNCCKRIRKNKIGVVSSSLEIIIRNETRPSTEILQELQSVGIIPERSGGMRFVVETLTESEMTKPRRLPSISISNDSSRRRLTDKSRASTSKDIYDNEDKGLMVEIRRMDALADKGKMAKESERRRHEAKAKRDKRLKEKIRKTEQKLRRGNREEGGNQGAIHQTKREKRKRPAREPRPIKPTVLPDVSV; encoded by the exons ATGGGAGCATCATTTGCCAAACTGAATTGCTGTAAAAGAATACGGAAAAATAAGATAGGTGTTGTCTCTAGCTCTCTCGAGATAATCATCAGAAATGAAACGCGACCATCAACAGAAATATTGCAGGAGTTACAGAGTGTTGGGATAATCCCAGAACGATCCGGTGGTATGCGATTTGTTGTTGAGACATTAACAGAAAGTGAAATGACAAAGCCCAGGAGACTTCCGTCTATCTCTATTTCTAATGACTCATCAAGGAGAAGACTAACTGATAAATCCAGGGCTAGTACGTCAAAAG atatatatgataatgaAGATAAGGGACTTATGGTCGAGATTCGACGGATGGATGCCTTGGCTGATAAAG GAAAAATGGCAAAAGAATCCGAAAGAAGACGGCACGAAGCAAAAGCAAAAAGAGACAAGCGTCTAAaagaaaaaattagaaaaacgGAACAAAAATTAAGAAGAGGAAATAGAGAAGAGGGAGGTAACCAAGGAGCTATCCATCAGACTAAAagagaaaagagaaaaagacCTGCCAGAGAACCAAGACCAATCAAACCCACCGTTTTACCCGATGTATCCGTATAA